The genomic stretch CAGGAAACTTTCAAGAAATCGTTAGTTTCATAGAAGAACTCTTCGTGTCACACGTCATGCCACTTTATAATCAATTAGAAGACCTGTTTAAAGATTTAAATAAAGATCAGCAAACGACTGTTCTTGACAATATTCAATCAATCGGGACAACTGTTACTACCGCTGTTACCGATATTCTTCAATCTCTTGTTGAAGGAATTCGCTCGATTATCGTTAGTTTACCAACCATTTTAACTGTGCTTGTCTTCTCGATGTTGGCCACTTTTTTTATCAGTAAAGACTGGTATAAATTCATTAATTGGCTTAAAAAGAAAGTACGTAGTGATATCCAAAAAAGTATTGGTACGGTCTATGTTGATTTAAGGCGGGCTTTGTTTGGCTTTCTTAAGGCACAGCTTACGCTGATCTCCATGACGGCTGTTATCGTCCTTATCGGTCTATTTATTTTGAGAGTTGATTATGCGATTACAATCGCGATTATTATTGGCCTAGTAGATCTCTTACCTTACCTTGGTACTGGAGCAATTTTTGTACCGTGGATGATTTATTCTTTTTTAACTGGTAATTATGCTCTAACAATTGGGCTTTCTATTCTCTACGGAGTCGTCGTCATCCAACGCCAGGTTATGGAGCCAAAAGTCCTATCTTCTAATATAGGACTTGATCCTCTCGCAACATTAATTGCGTTATTCGTAGGCTTTCAACTATTTGGATTCATCGGTCTGATTATCGGTCCAGTTCTTCTCGTAGTTCTCAAAACACTTTACCAAGCGAATGTATTTCAGGATATATGGGGTTATATAAAAGGGGCATCAGGTAAATAGCGAAAACAAGATCATAGATCAACAAAGCTTATTAAAGGCAAAAAAGCATAAAAAACCATAGGAGCAACGTAAAAATGATACGTTGCTCCTATGGTTTAATTTGTTACATCCATGAACCTTTCAGCTCAACAATTATTTTTGCACTTCAGTTGCGTCATACACTTTAACGTCTAATGGGGCCACCAAATATTCTGGTGCTTTTCCAACAAATGCTTGAAAATGAGCACTTTGATTGTGCTTTTCAACTGCAGCCATGTCTTCATAAGCTTCAATCATTTTATAAGTACTCTCTTTTTCAATCTCTTTCGTCAAAGTATAAGAAAGATTTCCTTCTTCTTTTCTAGCTTCTTCAATAAGAGTAGCTACTTCGTTAAGAAACGCTTCTTCCTTAGCCGGGTTAATTTGTAATCCTGCATGAATAATAATCATTCGTTATATCCTCTTTTCAATGTTTATTTTTATTTCCACTCTGTAATTGATTCAACAGGTAAGCGAACAGATTTGTATCCTTCGTTTGCTGCTTTACCAATTGAAATCAGCATCACTGGATAGTAACGCTCTTTATCCATACCGTAAGCTTCAGCAATCTGCTCTTTCTCATATCCACCAATTGGATTTGTATCATATCCGTGTGCTCGAGCCGCTAACATCAATTGCATGGACACTAATCCACCATCAATGATATTCATTTCTCTAAATTGCTCAGTTGACATACCTTCTAACAAGCCTTTTATCGCTGGAAGCTGTTGATCTCTTACTTCTGCAGGCATATACCCTTTTTGTACAGCAGTGTCATAAATTTCATCAGCATAGTCGAGGCTGTTCATATCTACAAATACCGCAATAACAGCTGCAGATGTTTCAACTTGTGATTGATTAAATTTAGCAAGTGGTGCTAATGTTGTTTTTCCCTCATCACTATCGATAACGACAAAACGCCATGGTTGAAGGTTGACTGAAGATGGTGCCAGCGTAGCTTCAGTTAAAATTTCCGTCATCTCTTCTTTAGTAATTTTGACTGACGGATCGTAATGACGAATTGAGCGTCGTCCTGTAATAATTTCATTAAAGTCATTTATTTTGGTTGCATTCATCGTTAAATCTCC from Bacillus sp. Cs-700 encodes the following:
- a CDS encoding nitroreductase family protein, which codes for MNATKINDFNEIITGRRSIRHYDPSVKITKEEMTEILTEATLAPSSVNLQPWRFVVIDSDEGKTTLAPLAKFNQSQVETSAAVIAVFVDMNSLDYADEIYDTAVQKGYMPAEVRDQQLPAIKGLLEGMSTEQFREMNIIDGGLVSMQLMLAARAHGYDTNPIGGYEKEQIAEAYGMDKERYYPVMLISIGKAANEGYKSVRLPVESITEWK
- the ytvI gene encoding sporulation integral membrane protein YtvI, with amino-acid sequence MNWKYIHRVLRFFLVIFLIILSLIAFYYIWHLAYPFVIALLLAFLINPMVDLLERRGKIPRPFAVALSILFLIGVLAAFIALLVNELVQGIVYIASVLPGNFQEIVSFIEELFVSHVMPLYNQLEDLFKDLNKDQQTTVLDNIQSIGTTVTTAVTDILQSLVEGIRSIIVSLPTILTVLVFSMLATFFISKDWYKFINWLKKKVRSDIQKSIGTVYVDLRRALFGFLKAQLTLISMTAVIVLIGLFILRVDYAITIAIIIGLVDLLPYLGTGAIFVPWMIYSFLTGNYALTIGLSILYGVVVIQRQVMEPKVLSSNIGLDPLATLIALFVGFQLFGFIGLIIGPVLLVVLKTLYQANVFQDIWGYIKGASGK
- a CDS encoding putative quinol monooxygenase, translated to MIIIHAGLQINPAKEEAFLNEVATLIEEARKEEGNLSYTLTKEIEKESTYKMIEAYEDMAAVEKHNQSAHFQAFVGKAPEYLVAPLDVKVYDATEVQK